The DNA segment CGAGGAGCCGCCCCAGTGTCACGGCCGGTGGGGGCGTGAGTTGTCTATTTCCCCGAGGATTGCCGTGAGGGAGGTATGTGAATCGAGAGGGTGAAGTGGATCTCCTTCCCCCCGCGGCTGACGATAGGGCGTGTCGGTGAAGCGGAGGATGGTGGCGTCGTCGACGAGACGGTCGGCGATGGCCACGGCCTGACCGGGTGACGGCAGGAACTCCCCCACTGCTTCAACGGTAGGTTCGAAACCACAAGGCCTCCGGCGGTGGTGATGTCGGGGGGCCGGGGGCCTTGGGCACCCGCCACCAGCCGTGCCACGGACGTCGTCCTGCACAGCGATCCGTGCGACCCGCGCAGCGCCGAGACGCTCGATCGCTTGCAGATCTGGATTCGCGAACATCTGCCCGCCATGGTCCTGGGTGGGATCTTCATTATCCTACTCGCGCTGGTCCGCCGCCCTGGACCTGCCGTGTATCTGCTCGCGACCATGCTGCTCAGTTACTACGCGACGCTCGGCGCTACCACGTTGTTCGCACACTTCTACCACACCCGGCCCCTGGGACTGAGCCGGGACCGCCCGCGGCGGGGGGCGTGAGAAGGTCACCGCTTTTTTGCGGTGATCCAGATGGTGTCGTACCAGTTCAGTCCAGTCAGGCGGTTTAGGAGCAGATGAGAGTAGTAATAGAGCGTGTTCTTCAGCCGGGTCATGCCTGAGGAGACGAAATAGGGATCGAGAGAATGGTCAACGATGGCAAACCCCTCGCTGGTGAGCAGCTGATCGATGACCTTGTTCGAGAAATGCGAAAGGTGGATCTCATGGACGGACCCATCGAGGGCGATCCTGGGAAGCATCAGCCTCCCTCTCTCGCTCTTTCGCAGGCCGGTTGACTTCAGGAATGTCTTGGCACGCGTCCTGATGCTATCCACGTCGTTGGGGACCGCGATGAACAGCATCCCGTTGGCATGCAAGAGGTCTCTGCACTTGCTGATAACCCTCCGCGGGTAGGGAACGTGCTCCAGGACGTGAAACATGGTGATCGTGTCAAAGGGCCGCTGAAAAGGAATGTCTTCGAACTGCCCTTTCTTGATCGCCAACCTGTATTTCTGCCTGGCGATCTCGATCGCGATCTTCGATACTTCCGTGCCTTCGATGTGATCGAAGTACGGCCTCGCGTTATGCAAGAACTGGCCCGTCCCGGTGCTCACGTCCAGTAACGCCCCGGTTTTCATGTACGGCCGCATCTTCTTCAGCCGCCGCTTCCACAGCTCATCTCGTTCTTTCTCTTCCTGGAGCCATCCTCCGTAGTTGTCCGTTCTCGAGTAGTAGGCGATGATTTCCTGAGTGGTCGGCCTGGGATTATCGAACAGGTATCCGCACCGGATACACCGGTCGATGCCGGCATGATCATCGTACAATCGGAACTCTCCGCCTCCGCAGAGATCACACCTGACGAGCGTTTCCATTCCCCGCTCAGGCTTCGCGGTAGGCGCGGAGGACCTGGGCGACCGTGCGGTCCCAGGAGAAGGTCGCGGCGCGCGCGCGCCCCTTGGCGGCGAGGTCGCGGCGGAGCACCTCGTCGGCGAGGAGCCGCCCCATGGCCGACGCGATGTCGTCGGGCTCGCGCGGATCGACGTAGAGCGCGGCGTCCGCCGCCACTTCGGGCAGGGCGGAGATTCGCGACGTCACCACCGGCGTGCCGCATGCCATGGCCTCGAGAACGGGCAGGCCGAACCCTTCGCCGAAGGACGGCAGCACGAGGGCCTGGGCCCGGTGATAGAGGGCGCGCAGGACCTCGTCGTCGACGTAGCCGATGAGCGTGACGGCGCCGCCGAGGCCGAGCTCCCGGATGAGCGGTGCGATATCCGGAACGCGGCCGGGCCCGGCCACCGCCACGAGCCGGACGCCCTCGGCCTCCGGCCGCGTCCGGAGACGGGCGAACGCGCGTAGGAGCCCCGCCACGTTCTTGTGGGGCGCGAGGGCCCCCACGTAGAGGAGGAACCTCCCCGCGCTCACGCGCCGCTCCGACGCCTCCAGCTCGCCGGGGGCCGGCGCCGCGAGGAAAAACGGGTCCGCGCCGTGCGGCGTCACCACGACCTTCTCCGGGGCGACGCGGTAGCGCTCGCACACCGTCTGCTTGACGTACTCGGAGGGCGTGAGGATACGGCGGGCCTGGCGCACCGCGAGCGGGATGTGCGCGCGGAGCGCCAGATGGGCGCCGCGCGGGCCCGCCCATCCCCAGTGCTCCCTCTGGATCACCGGGTGGATGTCGTGGATCGTCACCACCGTCCGGCCGCGCCAGAGCCACGGCAGGAAGAAGCCGAGGGAGTGGTAGAGGTCCACGCCGTCGCTGGCCAGGCGGATCGGCAGGTTGACGTGCAGGCGCAGCAGTGTAAGCGGCGCGTCCGTCGTCCGCTTGGCCACGCGCGGGCCCTCGAGCGCGCAGAGGGGATTGTCCGCGCCGTCGGTCTTGCGGAAGTACAGCACGTAGTCGTCGTCCCGGTCCAGCGCGACGAGGCGCTCGACGAGCAGCGCGGCGTAGCGCCCCGTGCCGGTTCCCCGTCGCCCGGCGAGGCTGGCATCGATCCCGATCCTCACGAGCGCCGCCCCACCATCTCGTACACCGCAAGCGTCCCTTCTGCCGTCCGATCCCAGCTCCACTCCCGAGCGCGGGAGAGCCCGGCCTCGCGCGCCGCCGCCCGGCGTCCGGGATCCGCGCAGATCTCGGCGAGGGCCCGCTCGAGGGAGGCCGGGCTCCGGGGATCGACGTAGACGGCGGCCTCGCCACCCACCTCGGGCAGCGACCCGACGTTCGACGCGATGACGGGACAGCCCGAGGCCATCGCTTCGAGCACGGGAAGGCCGAAGCCCTCGTACAGCGAGGGGAAGGCCAGGCAGAGGGCGTGCTGGTACAGCCAGCGGAGAAAGCGCGGCGCCACGCCCTCGAGCACGTGGATGCGCTCGCGATAGGCGGCCACGGCCGGGCAAAGCGCGACCGGGTCGAGGGGGAGCGACGTGACCAGGACCACGTGGGCGGTCAGGCGCCCCTCGTCCCAGAGCGCCGCCATGGCGGCGAGCACGGCGGGGAGGTTCTTGACCGGGGCGGGCCCGCCGACGTGGAGGACGAAGCCCTCGGCGCAGAGGGCGCCCGCCCTCGGGTCGTCCGCCGGCGCGGGCTCGGGGGTGAACAAGGGATCGGCGGCGAGCGGGACCACGCTGACGCGGCCGGCGGGAAGGCCCAGGTGGCTGGTCAGGTCCCGCCGCGTCGCCTCGGAATCGCAGACGACGTGGGCGGCGCGCGCGCACGCGCGGAGCATGAGCCGGTAGAAGAAGCGGTAGCGGCGCCGCGGCAGGATGGCCTCGGGGAAGAGCAAGGGGATCAGGTCGTGGACGGTGACGACGACGGGCACGGGCTGCCAGAGCGGAATGCCCGGCATGGACGGGTTGAAGGAGACGCCGGGCACGTGGAGGACGTCCAGGCCGAGGCGGCGGGCCGCGAGCGGCAGCGCGAGCTGCTGGGACAGCAGAGCCCGGCCCCGTCCGAGGGGCGGCACCCGGAGCACCGTCGGGCGGAAGCGTTCGGGCAGCGGAGGCAGCTCGAGGGCGGGCGCAGCGTGGGCGAAGAGACTGTACTCGTGCTCCGGTCCCCGGCCGGCCAGCGCCTGGAGGAGGCCACGCAGGTAGGAGCCGATCCCGTGGCGCCCCTGCCGGATCTGCAGCATGGTGACGTCGATGCCGATCCTCATCGCGCCCGCGCTTCCCTCACCGACCCCATCCGCGGCAGGCCCAGGCCGGCGGAGATCAGCAGGCCGGGGCGCCGCTCTCCGTCGACGCGGTCAGCAGGCCCAGGTACACGTACGGGTACATCAGCCAGAGTGCGTGAGTGAACTGGTAGGCGAACAGGAGCGCGACCCCGGCGGCGAGTAAGGGCACAAGCACGGAGCGCGTCGCGTCGTCCGGCCCCCGGCGCAGCGCGCGCTGTCCCGCCCGGGCCACCACGGCCAGCAGCGCCACGAATGCGGCGAGGCCGAGCAGCCCGGAGTCGTGAAGCACGAAGAGGACGATGTTGCCGTTCCACACCCCCAGGAGCGGCGCCCCGTTGAAAGGCCTCACCTCGACGTTTTTGATCGAGCCCGCGCCCTTGCCGAGGATCAGGCGCTCCCGCCACGACTCGATCGTCCTGCTGTTGATGGCGAAGCGCACCGCCATGTTGTGGTCCCGGCCGGTGAGCACCGGCCTCAGCATGCGCAGGTACAGCAGCGAGGCGCCGATGACGAAGGTCTGCACGAGGTGCCCAAACGCCACGAGGAGGACGAGGGTGGCCACTCGCCGCCACGGCGGCCGCCGCGCCCAGAGCCAGAACACAGCGAGCGCCGCCATGTCCACCCAGGCCGCGCGGGTCAGGCCGAACACCAGCCCTTGAACGATGCCGCCGACGGAGAGCATGCCGGCCCACCGGCGAAGGTAGCCGCCCACCTCCGACCGCCAGGACCAGAGGGCGAGCGCAAAGGCGACGACGAGGAAGCTGCTGTAGAGGTTCCACTCCTGGAAGGTGACCATGGCCGCGAAGATGTCGCGACGGGACGTGGCCACGAGGGTCTCGGCGGCGTCGCTTCCCCAGATGGGGCTGCGCCAGAGGTTGGCGAGGACGCCGATGATCCCACCGACGACGCCGAGGACGGCGCCCACCGTGATCCACAGCCGCGCGCCCTGTCTCGCGCCGGCGGCGCCGCCGGCGCACGCGGCGGTGAGCGCGAAGCAGGCGAACCCGAGGATGTAGACGGAGGCGAACTTCGGTCCTTGCGGCCACGCGGAAACCGCCAGGATCGAAGTGAGCATCTGGATGCCCGCGAACAGGGCGAGCGCGGAGTGAGCGGGGGTCCAGCGCAGGCCGCCGCGGAGGGCGATGGCGGCGACGGCCATCACGGCGGCCAGGCCCAGGAGCCGATCGCCCGTGAAGGTGACGCCGCCGATGCGGAAAAGCGGCGCCGTGCACGCGCTGAGAAGGATGATGGCGAGCAGCCCGGCCTGCCTTCGCCCAGACGGCCGGGAGATGACGCTCATCGCCACGGAGTGTAAGGGCCGTCAGCGCCCGGCGTCGAGGATTCTCGCGGGATTCGCGGGTGCTCTCCATCCGCCCTCGGACGATCACACCAGACCGGCCCGGGCCTCGGAGGCCCAGCGCACCACGTCCTCGTCCTTCGCTCGCGCCTCGCTCGCCTCCACCACCCGCCCCCTGAGCACGCGGGGCAACCGGCCGAGGGCGAGCAGGAACCCGGTCACCCAGGCCTGCTCCCCGCGCACGAGCGAGAGCGCCAGGCGTGGGCCGAGCCACACCAGGTGCTCCCGCAGCAAGCGGCGGTCGCTCAAATTCTTCCAGTGGAGCAGAAAGAAGTTCCGTGCCAGGATGCGCCGGCGGCGGCGGGCGCCGACCCGCCCGATGGTCGCACTGTGCTCGTGATGCACGAGGGCGGCCGGTTCATAGAGCACCGTCCACCCCCTCTTCCATGCTCGGTAGCACAGGTCGAGGTCCTCGACGGTGAAGGGCGCGTAGAGAGTGTCGAATCCACCGAGCATCAGAAAGCGGTCACGGCGACACATGACGGCGCCGCCCGGCGCGTACAGGATCGGCCGCGGGTCTGGGAAGCTCTCTGACGTGTCCTCACCCGGGCGGATGCCCGGATAACTCACCGTGAGCCATCCGCGCCGGAACTCGGCACTCGTGATGCTCTCGTTCCACGGCCCTCCACGCGCCACGGGACCGCTCCCCCAGGTAGTGATCAGCGAGCGCGGAGCCACCGCGAACGTCGCGTCGTCCGCGAAATGGCGGGCCATGCGCACCAGTACGTCCGGTGTCACGTCCATGTCAGTGTTGAGGAAGAGCACGAGTGGCTCCCTTGCGGCCCCGGCCCCGGTGTTGCAGGCTGCCTGGAATCCCAGATTCCGGGGATGACGGATCACCCGCACGCCGGAGCCCACGGCGGCCAGGACGGAGACGCTCTCGTCCGTGCTTCCGTCGTCGACGACGATCACTTCGGTCTGGCCCGCGTATCCTTGGGCCATCGCCAGGACGCCGGGCAGGTAACGGCGCAACAAGCGCGCCCCGTCGAAGTTGGGGACGACGACGCTCACGCCGATCATCGAATCAGGAGTCCCCCGGCCGCGAACTGGACACCGAGGGCGTCGACCATCGCGTCCCAACTGAACTGCCGCGCTCGGGCCTCCCCGCGCTGCGCCGGGCGCGCGCGAAGCTAAGGTAAAGCGCGCTGAACTTCAGGCCTTGGGGCCGCTCCTTCATGTTCAGGATGGAGATGACGAGTTGCGTGGCGAGGGAAACCCCCAGGGCGACGTGCACGCCAGTCCACCGCAGTCGGCGACTGAGCGCGAGCACAACCAGAGCTCCGACCGCGACGAGCCCCAGGAGGCGATCGCCGGTGAATGTGACCCCGTAAAACCTCGCCTGCGGCAAGGTCCAGGTCGCTCCGAAGATCAAAAGCAGCGCTCCGCACTGCCTGAGCCAAGAAGCGCTCCGGCCAGCCGAGACCGAAGGGCCTTCGCCGCTGGCTATCACGCGGGCTGTGCGGCCCGACAGGTTGGCTTCACCGACGCCGGCAGCGTGATCGCCACGAGTCCTCCCTCCTCGATGAAAGTTCCACAAGTTCCCAGGCCGATTGCTCGCTTGAGCCACCAGCGCCAGGACGAGGAATAATAGGCCGAATTGCTTTCAGATCGCCCACGATCTTCAGCTCGAGACAGCTCCGGATGCGGGACAAGACGAATCGGGGGACTCGTCGTACTGTATAAAGGCTGGAAACCGACCATTCTTGAGGGGAGGGAGTCCAACGGATCTCGATGCTCGGGACCCGCGGGTGGCCGCGAGCGACCTGCGTCGGGCCTCCGGCGGAAGCCGCAGGGCCGCCGCGCTCGCCGCCCTGCTGGCTCTCCTCGCAGGGTGCGCGCCGGCCGTCCCGGAGGTTGCGAGTCCCGGCGACGGCAACATCCCCCGGCCGCAGCCCGTCTCCACCGGGACCTACCAGGTGGGCGCCTACTACTTTCCGGGATGGCCCAGCCGGGAGAAGTGGCAGGTGCTCGCCGCCTTCCCCGAGCGCACGCCGCTGCTCGGCTACTACCGGGAAGGCGATCCCGACGTCATGGACTGGCAGATCAAGTGGGCGGTCGAGCACGGCATCTCCTTCTTCGCCTTCGACTGGTATTGGGACCGTGGCCAACGGCAACTCGAGCACGCCCTTCACGAGGGTTACCTTCGGGCACGCTTCCGCTCGTTCATCAAGTTCTGCCTACTCTGGGCCAATCACAACCCGCCTGGGTCCTCCTCGGAGGCCGACCTCCTCACGGTCGTGGACCATTGGATCGCCCAGTACTTCCGCCAGCCCGAGTACCTCACCCTCGATGGCAAGCCGGTGGTGATCATCTTCTCCCCGGAGCGGCTCCGGGAGGACATGGGCTCCGAGGCCGTGGGCGCGGCCATTCGCCGGCTGCGCGCGCGCGTGGAGACGGCCGGTTTCCGGGGACTCTTCCTGGTGGGGGCGATAGACGCTGATCCTGCCGCCCTGGTGGCACTCAAGACGGAGGGCTATGATGCGGCGACCGGATACAACTATCCGCGGGCCGGCATGCAGGATGAAGCCGCGCGAGAGGCCCCGTACGACAGCGCCGTGGATGGCTACGAGCGGATCTGGGCGGATATGGCGGCCGCGCGGATTCTCGACTACATCCCGGTGACCGAGCCGGGGTGGGATGCGCGCCCCTGGGATGGCGCGAAGGCGCTCGTGAGGACCGGCCGGCACCCGGAGAAATTCCGCGAGATGCTCAGGCGCGCCCGGGCCTTCACCGACCGGCATCCCGTGGCCGAACGTAAGAAGCTGGTGCTCATCGAGGCCTGGAACGAGTACGGCGAGGGCGCGGTGATCGAGCCGCATCGGGAGTGGGGGTTCGCCTACCTGGACGCCGTCCGCGATGTGTTCGGTGGGTCCCGCGGCCGGCACCGGGACCTGACCCCCGGCGATCTCGGCCTCACGGTCCCGACGGCCCCCTGAGCGGACGCGAGCCGCCGGGGTCAGCACTCGGACACGCGTCCGGTGACGTGGCCCCATGAAAGCCCGAGTCTGTGGGACACTGAGGGCAATGTCAGCTGAGACGCCCGCTCTGCGCATCGCGATGCTGGGCACGCGTGGGGTCCCGGCGAGCTACAGCGGGTTCGAGACCTGCGCCGAGGAGCTGGGCGCGCGGCTCGCCGCCCGCGGGCACGAGGTGACGGTGTACTGCCGGGTGCCGCACATCTCCTATCCCGGGGCGGTCTATCGAGGGATGCGGCTCGTCAAGCTCCCGACGATCCGGAGCAAGCACCTCGATACGGCCGTGCACACGCTCCTGTCCTCGCTCCACGCGCTTGCCATGCGCTACGACATCGCGCTCTACTTCAACGTGGGGAACAGCGCGATGACCTGGATCCCGCGCCTGGCGGGGCAACGGGTCGTCCTCAACGTGGACGGGCTGGATTGGAAGCGGAAGAAGTGGGGGCGGTTGGCGCGCTGGTACATCCGCGCGGCCGAGCGCTGGGCCACGTGGTGTCCCCACCGCATCGTGACCGATTCCCGCAGGGTCCAGCAGTACTACCGCGACCGCTACGGCGCGCTGTCCACGTACATCGCGTATGGCGCCGAGCCGCTGCGGGTGCCCCCGGGAGCGCACCTCGAGCGCTACGGGCTCGAGCCGGGCAGGTACGTCCTCTTCGTGGGACGGCTGGTCCCCGAGAACTGCGCGCACCACCTGGTGGACGCTTTCGCGGGGCTCTCCACCGACATGCGGTGCGTGGTCGTCGGTGACGCGCCCTACGCCGCCGCATATATCCGCGGCCTCCGCGCCACCGCCGATCGGCGGGTGATCTTCACCGGGTATCTCTTCGGAGAAGGTTACCGGGAGCTCCTGTCGAGCGCCTACTGCTTCGTCGAGACCTCGGAGGTGGGCGGGACGCACCCGGCGCTCCTCGAGGCCATGGCCTGTGGCGCCTGCGTCGTGGTGAACGACACTCCCGAGAACCTGGAAACCATCGGGGAGGCCGGGTTCGGCTATCATGGCGAGATGGGTGGCGCCGCGCTCCGGGCAGTTCTCGAGCGCCTGCTCAAGGATCCCACCCTGGTAAAGCAGCATGCACGCAGCGGTGTGGAGCGGGTCCGGGCCCACTATTCCTGGGCCGCCGTGACCGACGCCTACGAGCGGCTGTTCCGCGAGCTGCTCCAGGAGCGAGGCCGGCGTGCTCGGTAAGCGCCGCGTCGAGTGGGTGCTCCGGCTCCTGGTTGCCGACGCGGCAGTGTTGCTCGCGTCCTTGCTGGTCGCCTACGGGCTTCGGGTTCTGCTGAACCGCCCACTCGATCGCGCAGCCGGCCCGCTGACCCACTACCTCTGGCTCCTCGAGCTCATCGTGCCGGTGTGGCTCGGCCTCCTGGCGTTCATGGGAGGGTACGGCGTCGGCTGGACCGCGCAATCGCGGGCCGGTCTCTTCATGCGTGTCAGCGGCATCGGACTGCTCCTGCTCAGCGCGGCGCTGTTCCTGGAGCCGGCGGGGCAGCAGATCAATCGAAGCCTGGTCATGCTGTTCGCCGCAGTGAGCGGGCTCGGGTTGTGGGCCGAGCGCCGTCTGGTCCAGGCGTGGCTCCGGCGTACACGCCACGGCGACCGCGGAGCACGGGTGGCATTGGTCGTGGGGACCGGCGAGCGGGCCGGCCGCGTGATCTCGGCCCTCCGGCGGTATCCCGAGGCCGGCTGGGTGGTCCGTGGCTGTGTGAGCATGGATCCGTCGGATCCCGTGCAGGCCGTGGACGGCATACCCGTCATCGGCTCCGTGGCCGAGCTGCCCGATGTGCTCCAGGCCGAGGAGGTCGTGGACGAGGTCTTCTTCGCCGTCCCTCCCGATCGACTAGCCGGGCTGGCCGAGGCCCTCGAGGTGTGCGAGAGCCTCGGGGTCGACACGCGCGTGCTCGTGGATCTGCATCGTCCGGCGCAGGCGCATCCGTTCGTGGAGGAGCTGTTCAGCCTTCCCTTCTACGGGTTCTCGCCGACCCTGACGCGACAAGGCGTGCTCGCTGCCAAGCGGCTCCTGGATCTCGTGGTCGCGTCGGTCCTGGTCATCGCGACGCTCCCGCTCCTCCTCGCGATCGGGCTCCTCATCAAGCTGACCTCCCCGGGACCGATTCTCTTCCGTCAAGAGCGCGCCGGCTTCCATGGCCGACGTTTCTGGATGTACAAGTTCCGCACCATGATCGATGGCGCCGAGGACATGCGCGAGCAGGTCGCCCATCTCAACGAGATGACCGGCCCGGTCTTCAAGGCGAAGGGCGACCCGCG comes from the Candidatus Methylomirabilota bacterium genome and includes:
- a CDS encoding class I SAM-dependent methyltransferase, which produces METLVRCDLCGGGEFRLYDDHAGIDRCIRCGYLFDNPRPTTQEIIAYYSRTDNYGGWLQEEKERDELWKRRLKKMRPYMKTGALLDVSTGTGQFLHNARPYFDHIEGTEVSKIAIEIARQKYRLAIKKGQFEDIPFQRPFDTITMFHVLEHVPYPRRVISKCRDLLHANGMLFIAVPNDVDSIRTRAKTFLKSTGLRKSERGRLMLPRIALDGSVHEIHLSHFSNKVIDQLLTSEGFAIVDHSLDPYFVSSGMTRLKNTLYYYSHLLLNRLTGLNWYDTIWITAKKR
- a CDS encoding glycosyltransferase family 1 protein; amino-acid sequence: MRIGIDASLAGRRGTGTGRYAALLVERLVALDRDDDYVLYFRKTDGADNPLCALEGPRVAKRTTDAPLTLLRLHVNLPIRLASDGVDLYHSLGFFLPWLWRGRTVVTIHDIHPVIQREHWGWAGPRGAHLALRAHIPLAVRQARRILTPSEYVKQTVCERYRVAPEKVVVTPHGADPFFLAAPAPGELEASERRVSAGRFLLYVGALAPHKNVAGLLRAFARLRTRPEAEGVRLVAVAGPGRVPDIAPLIRELGLGGAVTLIGYVDDEVLRALYHRAQALVLPSFGEGFGLPVLEAMACGTPVVTSRISALPEVAADAALYVDPREPDDIASAMGRLLADEVLRRDLAAKGRARAATFSWDRTVAQVLRAYREA
- a CDS encoding glycosyltransferase family 1 protein, translated to MRIGIDVTMLQIRQGRHGIGSYLRGLLQALAGRGPEHEYSLFAHAAPALELPPLPERFRPTVLRVPPLGRGRALLSQQLALPLAARRLGLDVLHVPGVSFNPSMPGIPLWQPVPVVVTVHDLIPLLFPEAILPRRRYRFFYRLMLRACARAAHVVCDSEATRRDLTSHLGLPAGRVSVVPLAADPLFTPEPAPADDPRAGALCAEGFVLHVGGPAPVKNLPAVLAAMAALWDEGRLTAHVVLVTSLPLDPVALCPAVAAYRERIHVLEGVAPRFLRWLYQHALCLAFPSLYEGFGLPVLEAMASGCPVIASNVGSLPEVGGEAAVYVDPRSPASLERALAEICADPGRRAAAREAGLSRAREWSWDRTAEGTLAVYEMVGRRS
- a CDS encoding O-antigen ligase family protein, yielding MSVISRPSGRRQAGLLAIILLSACTAPLFRIGGVTFTGDRLLGLAAVMAVAAIALRGGLRWTPAHSALALFAGIQMLTSILAVSAWPQGPKFASVYILGFACFALTAACAGGAAGARQGARLWITVGAVLGVVGGIIGVLANLWRSPIWGSDAAETLVATSRRDIFAAMVTFQEWNLYSSFLVVAFALALWSWRSEVGGYLRRWAGMLSVGGIVQGLVFGLTRAAWVDMAALAVFWLWARRPPWRRVATLVLLVAFGHLVQTFVIGASLLYLRMLRPVLTGRDHNMAVRFAINSRTIESWRERLILGKGAGSIKNVEVRPFNGAPLLGVWNGNIVLFVLHDSGLLGLAAFVALLAVVARAGQRALRRGPDDATRSVLVPLLAAGVALLFAYQFTHALWLMYPYVYLGLLTASTESGAPAC
- a CDS encoding glycosyltransferase — its product is MSVVVPNFDGARLLRRYLPGVLAMAQGYAGQTEVIVVDDGSTDESVSVLAAVGSGVRVIRHPRNLGFQAACNTGAGAAREPLVLFLNTDMDVTPDVLVRMARHFADDATFAVAPRSLITTWGSGPVARGGPWNESITSAEFRRGWLTVSYPGIRPGEDTSESFPDPRPILYAPGGAVMCRRDRFLMLGGFDTLYAPFTVEDLDLCYRAWKRGWTVLYEPAALVHHEHSATIGRVGARRRRRILARNFFLLHWKNLSDRRLLREHLVWLGPRLALSLVRGEQAWVTGFLLALGRLPRVLRGRVVEASEARAKDEDVVRWASEARAGLV
- a CDS encoding glycoside hydrolase family 99-like domain-containing protein, whose translation is MAASDLRRASGGSRRAAALAALLALLAGCAPAVPEVASPGDGNIPRPQPVSTGTYQVGAYYFPGWPSREKWQVLAAFPERTPLLGYYREGDPDVMDWQIKWAVEHGISFFAFDWYWDRGQRQLEHALHEGYLRARFRSFIKFCLLWANHNPPGSSSEADLLTVVDHWIAQYFRQPEYLTLDGKPVVIIFSPERLREDMGSEAVGAAIRRLRARVETAGFRGLFLVGAIDADPAALVALKTEGYDAATGYNYPRAGMQDEAAREAPYDSAVDGYERIWADMAAARILDYIPVTEPGWDARPWDGAKALVRTGRHPEKFREMLRRARAFTDRHPVAERKKLVLIEAWNEYGEGAVIEPHREWGFAYLDAVRDVFGGSRGRHRDLTPGDLGLTVPTAP
- a CDS encoding glycosyltransferase, with the protein product MSAETPALRIAMLGTRGVPASYSGFETCAEELGARLAARGHEVTVYCRVPHISYPGAVYRGMRLVKLPTIRSKHLDTAVHTLLSSLHALAMRYDIALYFNVGNSAMTWIPRLAGQRVVLNVDGLDWKRKKWGRLARWYIRAAERWATWCPHRIVTDSRRVQQYYRDRYGALSTYIAYGAEPLRVPPGAHLERYGLEPGRYVLFVGRLVPENCAHHLVDAFAGLSTDMRCVVVGDAPYAAAYIRGLRATADRRVIFTGYLFGEGYRELLSSAYCFVETSEVGGTHPALLEAMACGACVVVNDTPENLETIGEAGFGYHGEMGGAALRAVLERLLKDPTLVKQHARSGVERVRAHYSWAAVTDAYERLFRELLQERGRRAR
- a CDS encoding sugar transferase; this translates as MLGKRRVEWVLRLLVADAAVLLASLLVAYGLRVLLNRPLDRAAGPLTHYLWLLELIVPVWLGLLAFMGGYGVGWTAQSRAGLFMRVSGIGLLLLSAALFLEPAGQQINRSLVMLFAAVSGLGLWAERRLVQAWLRRTRHGDRGARVALVVGTGERAGRVISALRRYPEAGWVVRGCVSMDPSDPVQAVDGIPVIGSVAELPDVLQAEEVVDEVFFAVPPDRLAGLAEALEVCESLGVDTRVLVDLHRPAQAHPFVEELFSLPFYGFSPTLTRQGVLAAKRLLDLVVASVLVIATLPLLLAIGLLIKLTSPGPILFRQERAGFHGRRFWMYKFRTMIDGAEDMREQVAHLNEMTGPVFKAKGDPRFTGVGRFLRRGSLDELPQLFNVLKGEMSLVGPRPLPLYEAKGIRGAQRRRLAMRPGITGLWQVSGRSMVNFDAWMRMDLRYIDEWTLVLDLKILLRTIPVVLRGEGAS